The DNA segment TTCGGCGAAGAAATAGCGCGGCCCCTCGATCGGATAGAAGATAAAAATCAGATAGCAGATAAAAAAGGTGAGACAGATGGCGGCCAGTGATTTTTCGATTACCAGATACTCCTTTTTAATAAAGGCCATCAGGAGAAAAACGGGGATCATGGGGTAATACAGAAAATATGTCAGACTGAGGATTTCGGTCAGCCAGACATTTAATAAATTTCGGTCCAGCCAGAGAGTCGGATTGTCCCCGAAAAACGACCGCTCTAATCCGGTTAATTGATAATCCAGAAAATCAGGGAATATCAGATGCATCAATCCGCCGGTCTCACGGTAAAAAAACGTAAACAACACGGCCGGATAGAGAAGCCGAAAGAGCAGGACTATCTTCCTGTCGGTGTCGGAGAGGTAACGGATAATCATCAGAATCAGGGCGGTTATACCCAGATTGAACAGCAATTCATCGAAGTACAAATAAAGCGGTCGCCCGAATAATAATATCAGTATCGAAAGCAGTGAGAGATAGATGAGAATAATAATATCGAACGGGTAGATCTTACACTTACTCATGCTGATTTTCTCTATCCCCGGCGGATTTTCCGGCTATTACCAGCACTATCTCGCCTTTCAGTATTCGTCCCCTGGCTGTTTCGAGCAGTTCCGAGATACGGCCGCGGATAAATTCCTCATGAATTTTCGACAGCTCCCGGGCAATGCAGGCCTGTCGATTACCAAGGACTTCCAGAGCATCGGCCATAGTCCTTTCGATTCGATGCGGAGATTCATAGAAGACAAGGGTATGATCAAGCTCCTTCAATCCTGATAACCGGTTTTTCCGGGCTCCGGATTTGGGGGGCAGAAAGCCTTCGAAAAAGAATCGATCGAGAGCCAACCCCGATCCGGTCAGGGCCGGAATCAGGGCATTGGGGCCGGGGAGAGGAGACACGGCTATATTATTTTCAATAGCGGCTCGGATAATCCGAAAAGCCGGATCGGACAGCCCCGGCGAACCGGCATCGGTGATAACACTGACAGTCCCCCCACCATTGAGTATTTCGAGTAATTGCGGGAGCCGTTTCTGTTCGTTGAAATCATGATAACTGAGCAGTTTTTTCTTTAATCCGAAATGAGCCAGCAATCGACCCGATAGACGGGTATCCTCACAGGCAACCAAATCTGATTCGGACAAAACCTCCAGGGCCCGTCTGGTAATATCACCAAGATTACCGATAGGGGTCGGTACAAGGTACAAAACGCCTTTTTTCAGAATATCGCTCATCCCGCGGTTTATCCAATGACGACATTATCCGGTATGGGGTTAAGGCCTAAATCAGGAATCTCCGGAAGATGTCGTTTATAATGGAACTTGTTTATCAGAGTTACGGCCCGGACTATAAAAGCATCGCTGAAACCGGCCCGCGTGAGTTCCAAACGTTTAGTCAGGCCCTGTTCGATTATCATGAACAATAACCGATCCACTTTTTCGTATTCCAATCCCAGTTCACCTTCATCGGTCTGACCCGGCCAGAGATCGGCCGAGGGGGTTTTTGTAATTATGCTCCCCGGAATATCGTAATAACGGGCCATCTGTCGGACCTGCGTTTTATAAAGCATACCCAGCGGGTTAACCGAACAGGCCATATCGCCGTACCATGTACCGTATCCGAGGCAGATTTCGGTACGGTTGGAGGTGCCCAAAACGAGACAGCCCATTTCATAGGCCCGATCGAACAGGATCGACATCCTTTCCCTGGCCATTTTATTGCCCAGCCGGACTTTATTAACGATTGACACATTTTTATAATAGTCATCAATCATCGGGCTTATTTCAATTGTCTCAGAGCTTATACCCAGTTGTTTAACCAGCCTCTCAGCATCGGCCAGCGAATCGCCCGAGGAATGTTTATAAGGCATCATTAAACCATGAATTTGATTGGCTCCGATCGCCCGAGCGGCAATGGAGGCGGCCAGCGATGAATCAATCCCGCCTGAGAGACCGAGGATATAGCCTTTTAATCCGGAATTGACCAGCTTATCCTTAAGGAATTTTTCCAGGGTGGTTGCCAGCGCCCGTTCATTTGAGATTATTATATCCATATCCCCTTCGCGTAATTTTGTTGATAATAATACGATTGACAAAACACAACAAGCAAAATCTTTGCAATCCACAGATGTTATTGACAGGGAGGGAAACGGCCATTATATTCATCCAAACGATTCCAACATTCAAAGGAAGGATACCCATGGCAGGAATAAACAAGGCAATCCTTATCGGTAATCTTGGCAAGGATCCGGAACTTCGTTATACACCGGGGGGACAGGCGGTCGCCTCTTTTTCTATGGCGACATCGGAGAAATGGCGGGACAAAGACGGCGTTATGCAGGACCGGACCGAGTGGCATAATATTGTGGTATGGGGTCGGCAGGCGGAAATTGCCAAGGAATATCTGGCTAAAGGCCGAACGGTGTATGTTGAGGGAAGAATCCAGACCCGCTCATGGGAGGATAAGGACGGCAATAAGCGATATACGACCGAGATCGTCGCCCAACGACTTCAATTCCTGGGCGGCCGCGATCAGGGCGCCGGGCAGCCGGCCCAGAGCACGGAGATGCCACCCGAGGCGCCGCCGGCGGGTGATTTAAGCGGCGAGGACGATGATTTGCCGTTCTAAAGCGAATTACGCAAATTGCATTGATCCATAAAAAAGGCGGGATGTCCCGCCTTTTTCAATTGCAGAAAATATTATTCCTGATCGGGATTGACTTTTTTTTCCAATTGGTTGACGCGTTTGAGGAGTTCCGGAAGTCTATTGATACAGGCCTCAATTCTTTTCTGGCGGCCTATTTCCCGGGCCGGATAACCGAACATATTTTGCCCGGAGGGAACGGAGCTTTTAATACCTGATTTGGCTCCAACCATAACGCCATCGCCAAGCTCAATATGCCCGACAATTCCGACCTGGCCGGCCAGAATCACACCCCGGCCCAGTTTGGTGGATCCGGAAATACCGGTTTGGGAAATAATGATCGAGAAATCTCCGATTTCCACATTATGGGCAATTTGAACCAGGTTGTCGATCTTGACCGAATTACCGATTCTGGTCGGACCCAGCGCACCCCGGTCAATGGTCACATTGGCTCCGATTTCAACCTCGTTGCCGATTTCCACCCATCCGACCTGTTTGACCTTTTTAATACCGCTTTCGTGCCGGGCATATCCGAAACCATCAGAGCCGATTACGGTTCCACTGTGAACGATGACATTATTTCCTATGTGCGTATCATCAAGTAGATTAACGCCCGGATGGATTTTGCAATTATTCCCCAGCATGACATTTCGCCCCAGATAGACTTTCGGCATAATTGCGGTGTTTTCACCGATGATGGTATTTTCACCGATATAAGACAGCGCCCCAACCGATGAACCCTGGCCGATGGCGGCCGAGGATGCCACAACGGCGGTAGGGTTAACCCCCGGTTGCCCCTGACCGGATTCCGGGTAAAGGATATCGAGAATAAGAGCAAAGGCGAAATAGGGGTCTTTGTGGAAAATAACGGGGAGACGATCAAATTTCTGGTCTGGAGACAGAACGACCGCCGAGGCGGCGGTCGTTTCAAGAAATTTCGCATATCTGTTATTGGCGACGAAGGTTATCTGCCTCGGCCCGGCAGAATTGATCGGGGCCGCGGATTCAATAATCAGATTGCCGTCGCCGGCCAGTTTACCACCGGCGATTCGGGCCAATTCTTTCAGTTTAATGCCCACACCGGATTACCCCTTTATTGTTCTTCCAGAATATCCAGTACATTATCGGTAATGTCAAAATCCTGCTTGGCATAGGCAAGGCCCCCGGAATTGAAGATAAAATCATAATTGCCTTCGGTGGCCACGCGTTCAATAGCGGTGTTGATTTTATCCAGCAGGGGCTTGACCAGCTCGCTTTGTTTTCGCTCGGCGCGGCCACTGGGTCCGAAAACATCGCGCGTAAAAGCATCCAGGCTCTGGCGTTTGGCCTCAATAGCGGCTTCTCTTTCCTTTTTCTTGTCGGGCGAGAGAATCAACTGCTGTTTTTCGTATTCCGTCGTCATATCTTCATAGGCCTTTTGCATTTCTTTGGCCTCATCATCCCAGGCCTTGTACAACGTGTTGAATTCTTCCTGAGCTTTGGCCCAGTCCTTGTATTCGGCGAAAATGCGATCGGAATCGATATACCCGACCTTACCTATTTGAGCCTGACCCGGGGTTGAAAGAGCCATTATCAGCAAAACTGCCAATCCGGTTAATAAAAACGATTTACCTTTTAACATTTCTCTCCTCGTATGTTAAAATTACATAATTATCTGAATGTTGTGCCTACCTGAAAATGAGGTTTCCATCCCTTGCCATCATCGCCGTGTTCATCCAGGGCATAACCGAAGTCGAATCCGATGGTGCCTATACCGGGGACAACCAGCCTGAAACCGAGCCCGACCCCTCGATAAAGGTTACTCAGGTTGATATCGGATTGATGCAGCCAGGAGTTGCCGATATCGAAAAAGGCCAGACCATACAACTGGTTTTCGATAATGGGTAGTTGCAGCTCGAAGTTCCCAACCAGCATGTACTTACCACGCACCCGAGTGGTGTAAGTAGTGGTGTCGATAACCGTTTCGACAAGGATACTATCGGATCCACTGGTGGCATCATAATAATTGGTGGTGACATATCTGGTTATGGTCGAGTCGGGCGTCAGGGAGCCATCATCATAACCGCGGATAATACCGCTGTAGCCGGTTCCGCCGGGGGAGAAGCGTTCCGATTCGAGAATAGTGGTATCGGCCCCGGGCGAGGAGACCAGCCCTGCCGTAACCTGGCTGGCCAGGACGAATTTCCAGAGCAGCGGAATGAATTTGGAAACAGTCAGAACATGTTTCTGATATTCCCAGAATCCGCCCAGAATCCCACCGGATTGTTCCAGCGAATAGGAAATAATCGAGCCCCTGGTGGCGAACTGGGGAAGATCACGGCTGTCCCTGATGACTGATAATTCAACACTCGACAGGGTCAGCCAGTTTTTATTGAATCTTTCCAGAGAACCTACGAGAGGTGATCCATATTCATAATTATAGGTGGTATCGAGAGTATAATCGATAATAATCGTACCGGAAGTATCATAAACGGGAACATATTCCTCGTAAGCGTCAATCGTCAATTCCGAATGCGATGCGGTATAACTATCGCTGAAATCATAGAAACGGTCCCCTTCGATACGGTAACGGGCATAGGCGCGGAAATAATTGTCCGGCCATCGCAACCGGCGGCCGATTCGAATGGCACCGCCGCGCCGCCCTTCGGTATAGTCGGAATACCATTCGCGGTTGGTGGAATACAAATCCACACCAACTGAGGTCGGGGTGGAGAAAGCCCATGGTTCGGTGAAAGAAAGGGAATAGGAATTGGTGGTACTTCCGATATCCATATTAAGCGACAGATTCTGTCCCATACCACGGAAATTGGGAATACCCAGACCAAACGTGCCGACGAATTTATCGACTCCGGAGTAACCGGCCCCGGCCGAAACCTGGGCGGTGGGTTTTTCCTCGACAGTGACGACGACATCGACATCACCCGACGGCAGATTGGTGATATCCGGAGTAACATTGCCGAAATAATTCAGCTGCATAATATCGCGAACCGATCGGATTAACAGCGAGCGATGGAAAACTTGTCCCGGTCGAATCGACATTTCCCGGCGGATGACTTTTTCTTTGGTCCGGGTGTTACCGAGAATACGAACCAGGTTGATTTCAGAAGGTAAACCCTCGACGATATCAAAAGTTATATTAATCAGGCTGTCGCTGGTTTTTCTATCATCGATAACGCGGACATGGAGATGCCCTTTTTCCTGGTAGAGGAAATAAATTTCGTAAATCGACTCATCGAATTTCTCGTTGTCGAAAACCGCGTTTTCCTTGTATTTTAGAACACTCGCCAGAATTTCATCGGGCAGGACCTCATTGCCGGTGAACTGAGTCGTCCCGAAATAGTACCGCGGTCCTTCATAAATATCAAGATAAATGGTCATGCGATTGCGGGCGCTGTCAATGGCAATGGAATCCGACTTCAGGTAAGCGTCGATAAAACCTTTATTATGCAGGTAAGTGATTATTTTTTCCATATCCTCAGGGTACTTTTCTTTATCGAAATTGGAGGATTTAAGCAGTCCGCGTTTTCGATTGCGCATTTTCCCGATGATATCCTTGGCAGGGACTCGCTCGTTGCCGGTCAGAACGACTTTCTCCACTTTGACCTTGGAACCCTCGCTGATATTATAAGTCAGATCGGCTATCGAGGAATCCTGACTGTACTGAAGACCGAAATCGACCTGAACCAGATAGTACCCTTTTTCACCATAAATATCAGTTATTTTATTTCTTTTTTCATAGATAAGATTCTGGGACAGGTAACTGCCGCCGGTCAGGTTTAGTTTTTCCTTGATATCATTGGTTTTGATTTCTTTGTTGCCGGTGAACTTAAGAACCCCGAGTTTGGGTAATTCGGTCACCTTGATTGTCAGGTTCAAGCCGCCGGTAACTTCTTCGGCCAGAATTTCGATATCACGAAAAAAGCCCAGTCCATAGAGGCGGCTGACGGCTTCCTGGGTAACGGAGGCGGTCAGTTCATCCCCTTTTTTTATTCCGGCGACCGACAGGATAAGACTTGTTGAGGCGACTTTATTGCCGACCACATTGACATTAACAACATTAAAAGTCTGTGCCCGGAGTTGGGGTAAGAAAATAACCATCGCCACCACAGCCAGCACAAAAGGCCGGATCATCCGTGATGCCGGCCATTTCCGTGTCATGTGTACTTCGCCGTGGTTCAATTTTCGGGTGGAGTGATTTTCTTAATCTTGATTTCCGTGTATTTCTGGCGATGCCCCTGGGCCTTACGATATTTGGTTCTTTTCTTGAATTTATAAACATCGATTTTTCTGGCCAGACCTTCATTTAAAACTTCGGCCTCAATGCTGGCCGATTCCAGATAGGGGGATCCGACAAACGACTTCTCGCCATCATTGACCAACATGACTTTCTCGATCGAGATCATTTCGCCGGGTGTCGCAGTCATATGGGGAATTTTTATCTGCGTGCCCACTTCAGCGCTGAATTGCAATCCTCCGGTTTCAAAAACAGCATACATTTCAAGATCCTCCAATACAATATATAGAACCCTAACAATTTGGAATTCTATAAGTTATTCTTTTAATCACGGGTGTCAAGATAAAATTTGCCCTAACATATTATACGCTCTTTAATCCTGCCATGTTACGCTTTATCTTCACTTTATTAAACCCCCCAACAGACAAGCGGTTCCAATTCAAATGTAAACATTATGATGTGATGGCTCGTTTATAATTAGATTGCGATATTGGCAGGTAAATATATATTGAGAAAACGGCAAAAATATGAAGATGACAAGGAAAATCGATACAAACATTTCCATGAAAACCGGCAGTAACCGATCCCCTTACCAGTTGGTTTCGAAATACACGCCGCGGGGCGATCAGCCGCAGGCCATCCGGGAATTGACGGCAGGGCTTCACCGCGGCGATAAATTCCAGACCCTGCTGGGTGTTACCGGTTCCGGCAAAACCTTCACCATGGCCAATGTCATCAAGGAGTATGGCCGTCCGGCCCTGGTGATATCACATAATAAAACCCTGGCGGCCCAGTTATACGGGGAATTGAAAGCCTTCTTCCCGAAAAACGCCGTGGAGTTTTTTATCAGTTATTACGATTATTATCAGCCCGAGGCTTATCTTCCGACCACCGACACTTATATCGAAAAAGACACCTCAATGAATGAGGATATCGACCGGCTCCGTCTTCGGGCAACAGCTTCACTTCTGGAAAGAGACGATGTCATTATTGTCGCTTCGGTTTCGTGCATTTACGGATTGGGATCTCCAGAGGATTACCGGAATCTCCTGCTGTTTCTGGAAGTGGGGCAAAAGGCGGATCGCGATGAAATCATTCGGTCCCTGATCGATATTCACTATAATCGTAACGATATCAATTTCGCCCGAGGTAATTTCCGTGTCAAGGGAGATACTATCGAGCTGATTCCGGCCTACCAGGAAACGGCCCTGAGGCTGGAGATGTTTGGAGATGAGATCGAGCGGATAACCGAAATCGATCCTCTGACCGGTGAGATATTGAATGAACGGCAAAAGGTGGCCATTTACCCGGCCAAGCATTTCGTAACTACCCGGCCGCAACTCGATCGAGCGATAAAACAGGTCGAGGAAGAACTGGCGGGAAGACTGGCGGAACTCCGCGCCGCGGATAAACTTCTGGAGATGCAGCGGTTGGATTCGCGGACTCATTATGATCTGGAAATGATGAAGGAAATCGGTTATTGCAGTGGTATCGAAAACTATTCCCGGCATCTGACCGGGCGGCTTCCGGGTGAACGACCAGCCACCCTGATTGATTTTTTCCCCAAGGATTTCCTTTTAATAATCGATGAATCACATCAGACGGTGCCGCAGATCAGGGGGATGTTCGCGGGGGATCGTTCGCGCAAGGAAGTTCTTGTGGAACATGGTTTTCGGTTACCCTCGGCGCTTGATAACCGGCCGCTTTTTTTCGATGAATTCGAATCGCTTATAGATCGGGCGGTTTTTGTCTCGGCCACCCCGGCCGATTACGAACTGGAGAAATCCGGGGGAGTGATTGTGGAACAGGTAATCCGGCCGACCGGCCTGGTCGATCCCAAAATCACGGTCAGACCGCTGGCAACTCAGGTGGATGATTTGATCGACGAGATTCGAAAACGCGTAGCTGGCCACGAGAGAATTCTGGTGACGACTCTGACCAAACGGATGGCCGAGGATTTGACCAACTATCTGGCCAAACTGAATATCCGGGTTCGTTACCTGCACAGTGAAATCGACGCCATCGACCGGACCGAAATTATCCGGGATTTACGTCTGTCGGAATTCGATGTTCTGGTCGGGATAAATCTACTCCGGGAGGGATTGGACCTTCCGGAAGTCTCACTGGTGGCAATCCTTGATGCCGATAAGGAAGGCTTTTTAAGATCGGAACGGTCATTGATTCAAACGGCCGGGAGAGCGGCACGAAATAAAAACGGGGAAGTGATATTTTACGCCGACAAGGTTACCGATTCGATGAGGAAGGCGATCGAGGAAACCGAGCGCCGCCGGTTGAAGCAGTTGGAATATAACAAAGAGCACCATATTGAACCGGAGACGATATTCAAAACCCGGGATGAGATATTGAAAGCGACTCAATTCGCCGATTCCCGGACGGCTGATGACGAGCAGGTGATCGAGAAACCTGATTATTTCGCCCAGATGACGGCCGAAGGACAGATTAACTTCCTGATGGCGGCCATGAAAAAAGCCGCTCAGAATCTGGAATTCGAAACGGCCGCGGCTCTCCGCGACGAGATCAAGAATATCAAAGATACCCTGAGAAACAGGAAAAAGAGGTAATATAAATGTCTGCCTTTAACCGTTATGTACTTATGGCCGTTCTTTTCTCCCTGATGGTTATTTCAATATCATGCAGTCCCGATGATCCGGATAAAACGACATATTTCGATGAGATGCGCTCTTTTATCGAGGAATCTGTCGACGGAAGAGAATTGTATACCATCAATCTTTACCCTGAAGATTCCTATTACGCCGATGATACCCTCCGGGTAATGGTACATATTGATTCCACTATCAGATATTATGACTGCGACATCGATACGATTCCACGTGATATCGGTGGATTTGATCAGATTTTGAATGCCGTGATTGAAATCCATGATTTCTTTTATGGCCGGGTCGACACGATCGGAAATAGCGATACGGCATTTTACCATTACATGGAAAGCTGGGTTACCAGGCGGGCATATTTTCTAAAACTATATGATGACAACTATGAATATCACGGCTGGCGTTTCTGGGGATATTCATGTGTAACAACGGCCGCCGCCGCGGTCGGCGAATTCAAATCTTCAGGCGGAGAGGCATTTTCAACGTTACCGCCCGACACCATGTATATTATGTATATTCCACATATTAAATTTTGGAAATATTTCAATAAAAACAATGTTGTGATTATTTCTCCGAAGGATTCGATAGTATTCACGACCGATCAATCGCTGAATGTCTTTCCTCTGGTCGGAGGAAAGGTAATCGGAAGTTTCAGGACGGTACTTTCCGGCGACAAATATACAACGGGTTGGCGTTTACCATCTTCAAGCGAGGCATTTTTCAACCTGTTTATTGTTGACGGTTCATGGGTACTGGATAATGATTCGACACTGGTTAAAAAGGTCGATCAGGCAATACCATTTAAAATCAATAATTCAAAATAATCCCGATTTTTGCCTTGTATTAAATCGCGCCTCTTTGTAACATTCTTACGGGACCATTTAAAGGGAATTAATCAATTGTAACATTTATAACATGGAGGTCTTATGTTTGATCGTCATCTCAGGGCACACCGGCTGTTACCGCTGTTATTGATCTTGGTTTTTATTTCCGGGATAATCGGTTGCGGGACCCAGATTCCATCGGGACATCGGGGGGTATTCTATTATAAATTCGGCGATGGAACGGAGATGGGGAAGATTTATGCTGAAGGTTTCAACTGGCATTTCCCATGGAATACCATGTTCGTTTACCAGATTCAGCTTAATGAAAGCCGCGAGGATTTGCATGTGCTTTCGGCCGACGGCGCCTCAATCGGACTTGAAGTTACCATCTGGTACCGACCGGTGGCCGACAAGCTGGATTCGCTCCAGATAACGGTTGGTAAAAATTATTTTAATATTGCCGTCGCCCCGGCTATGCGCGGAGTGGCCCGGGCGGTAGTGGGAAAATACAAACCCGAAGAAATTTACTCCTCCAAAAGGGAAGCGATTGCCAGTGAAATTCTATCGGAAATGCAGGGGTTGATGGTTCAGAAGTTCATATCAGTTGAAAATATAATCATCAGGAATGTGGTTTTGCCTCAGAAGATAACTGAAGCCATCAATGCCAAGCTGGAGGCCGATCAGGAGGCACAGAAAATGGAATTCGTTCTTCTGAAGGAAAAGCAGGAGGCGGAGCGGAAACGGATCGAGGCCCAGGGTATTGCCGATTTCCAGAAAATCGTTGCCTCCGGGGTGACACCCTCGCTTTTGACCTGGAAGGGAATCGAGGCGACTCAGAAGCTGGCGGAATCGCAGAATACCAAGATAGTTATTATCGGCGATTCAAAACATGGTCTTCCGGTTATCCTTGGCGGCAATTAATTAATCTTGTCAAAATCCCGGTCTTTTCTGTAAAAGGACCGGGATTTTATAAAATTGTATGAATATCCATTAACAAAAGCCTGCATAATCATGCATATTATTCTGTTTTAATCCTCAAGAGTTGATACCCCGCCGCAATATTTTAATATTTCTGTCTTGGATGGAACAATTGTCAGAAAATCGCACAACAGCCTAACCCACTAATTAACAGTAACTTAGATAGCCTTCTGACATAATTGTATCAGATTGGGGAGATGCCTGCCATCCAAAATTGGGAAGAATCAAGCTTCATATTAAAAAGGCAAGGATATTGCATATACGGAAGTTGCATGGTTTCAACCTGTACGAATAAATACGCATATCGGTACGGGTCAAAGGCAAGACGGAGGTTTTCCATGCGGATTTGTTCAAGTGGCGATAAGAGAATGTTAGAAAACAATTTCGGGCCGGTAAACCAGACCAGAAATACCTTGACTTATTGGCGAATAAGAATATATTATCAATGGTTTTGCAGCAGTACTCGCCTTTTACAACAGGGTCTTATTAACACGCGAATTATTATCTGGGCCAGTACAGTTTTGATGAAGGTTAGCGTAACTGAAAATGACTATAGTCTAGTCTCCTTATGCCCTTTACCGCCATTGTCATAATAATTAGGAGCGACTATTGAACTTATGGAGGAAGGATGATTAGGTTGCAACTCTTTGTAAAAGTTGCGGTTTCCATAATCATTTTAAGCATTGCTTTAGCGTATGGGTCTTTTGCGGAAACCGGCAGCCACCGCCTGCCATATTATGATATTGCCGCTGAGGCATACCCTGGCAGCGGCTACAAGGCGGATTCGAAGAACTCC comes from the Candidatus Zixiibacteriota bacterium genome and includes:
- a CDS encoding prohibitin family protein, which encodes MFDRHLRAHRLLPLLLILVFISGIIGCGTQIPSGHRGVFYYKFGDGTEMGKIYAEGFNWHFPWNTMFVYQIQLNESREDLHVLSADGASIGLEVTIWYRPVADKLDSLQITVGKNYFNIAVAPAMRGVARAVVGKYKPEEIYSSKREAIASEILSEMQGLMVQKFISVENIIIRNVVLPQKITEAINAKLEADQEAQKMEFVLLKEKQEAERKRIEAQGIADFQKIVASGVTPSLLTWKGIEATQKLAESQNTKIVIIGDSKHGLPVILGGN